The Sebastes umbrosus isolate fSebUmb1 chromosome 4, fSebUmb1.pri, whole genome shotgun sequence genome has a window encoding:
- the fam174b gene encoding membrane protein FAM174B, whose protein sequence is MVAYNLVLTFLIAALWRVSGEPQTLSSPATQLNSTSSSSSSSSSVVSGDELTHNVTEGSRISSLMTHLPTLKNIVIFICVLTAALITCLVIKVVRSGRRIRKTRKYDIITTPAERVEMAPLNEENDDEDDSTLFDVKYR, encoded by the exons aTGGTGGCATACAATCTGGTTTTAACTTTTCTCATCGCAGCTCTTTGGAGGGTCAGTGGAGAACCACAAACTCTTTCATCACCCGCGACGCAGTTAAattcaacatcatcatcatcatcatcctcatcgtCCGTCGTCAGTGGAGATGAGCTGACACATAATGTCACAGAGGGATCCCGGATTTCATCTCTAATGACGCATCTTCCAACCCTGAAAAACATTGTTATCTTCATCTGCGTGTTAACAGCTGCTCTCATCACATGCCTAGTCATCAAAGTGGTCAG ATCTGGCAGACGAATCAGAAAAACGCGGAAATATGACATTATAACGACACCTGCTGAGCGCGTGGAGATGGCCCCTCTTAATGAGGAGAACGATGATGAAGATGACTCAACGCTGTTTGACGTCAAATACAG GTGA